One window of the Solanum stenotomum isolate F172 chromosome 11, ASM1918654v1, whole genome shotgun sequence genome contains the following:
- the LOC125845885 gene encoding uncharacterized mitochondrial protein AtMg00240-like: MLSAKVLDTLMSTSIKLDMDEEGIDVNQTMYRGIIGSLLYLTVSRQDIVFSVGMCARFQTAPRESHLKAAKRILRYLKGTQDLVLFYPSGDSFDLIGYVDADYADCLVDRKSTFGMVPFLSTSAMNMAKNPVQHKRTKHIDARHHFLMDSVEKSNVVMRYCKIEDQVADISTKALSKEKIIKNRLKLGLHKIT, encoded by the exons ATGCTCTCGGCAAAAGTTCTTGACACTCTCATGAGCACAAGTATCAAACTTGATATGGATGAAGAAGGGATTGATGTCAATCAGACCATGTACAGAGGAATCATTGGGTCACTTCTATATCTCACAGTGAGTAGGCAAGACATAGTCTTCAGTGTAGGGATGTGTGCCAGGTTCCAAACAGCTCCAAGGGAATCACACTTAAAGGCAGCCAAGCGAATACTGAGATATTTAAAGGGAACACAAGACCTGGTCCTCTTCTATCCTTCTGGTGATTCATTTGACTTAATTGGATATGTTGATGCTGACTATGCAGATTGTCTTGTTGATCGAAAAAGCACTTTTGGCATGGTGCCTTTCTTAAG TACAAGTGCAATGAACATGGCCAAGAATCCTGTCCAACATAAGAGGACCAAACACATAGATGCGAGACACCACTTTCTTATGGACAGTGTTGAGAAGAGCAATGTGGTGATGAGATACTGCAAAATAGAAGATCAAGTGGCTGATATTTCTACCAAGGCATTGAGCAAAGAAAAAATCATCAAGAACAGGCTGAAGCTGGGATTGCACAAGATCACctga